A genome region from uncultured Roseibium sp. includes the following:
- a CDS encoding FAD/NAD(P)-binding protein: MEALLAHDPMLPRRYRVKRVWKELDDVATMELEPLDGDPVPFQPGQFNMLYVFGVGEVAISISGDPADGTNLVHTIRDVGAVSKALANVSDGDVIGVRGPFGTAWPVAQETGRNIVFVAGGLGLAPLRPAIYHVLHNRAHYSGMTLIYGARSPEDLLYADEIKSWKSRFDTEVEVTVDHAAPGWTGQVGVVTIGLDRALAGIDKADVSAFLCGPEIMMRFSVMSLTAAGVLEERIWVSMERNMKCAVGFCGHCQFGPDFICRDGPVFRHDQISRLIAKKEV; the protein is encoded by the coding sequence GTGGAGGCTTTGCTCGCCCATGACCCGATGCTGCCGCGCCGCTACCGCGTCAAGCGCGTGTGGAAGGAGCTTGACGACGTCGCCACGATGGAACTGGAGCCCCTCGACGGCGACCCGGTTCCGTTTCAGCCCGGCCAGTTCAACATGCTCTATGTGTTCGGCGTCGGTGAGGTGGCGATCTCCATTTCCGGCGATCCCGCCGACGGCACAAATCTGGTGCACACCATCCGCGATGTCGGTGCCGTCTCAAAGGCTTTGGCGAATGTTTCAGACGGCGATGTCATCGGTGTGCGCGGACCGTTCGGCACAGCCTGGCCGGTGGCACAGGAAACCGGCCGCAACATTGTCTTCGTCGCCGGCGGCCTCGGCCTCGCGCCGCTACGCCCTGCGATCTATCACGTGCTGCACAACCGAGCGCACTATTCCGGCATGACGCTGATTTACGGCGCACGCTCCCCGGAAGATCTGCTCTATGCGGACGAAATCAAATCCTGGAAATCGCGCTTCGACACGGAAGTCGAAGTCACCGTCGATCATGCCGCTCCGGGCTGGACCGGTCAGGTCGGCGTGGTCACCATCGGCCTCGACCGGGCGCTTGCCGGCATCGACAAGGCGGATGTCTCCGCATTCCTGTGCGGACCGGAAATCATGATGCGGTTTTCGGTTATGAGCCTGACCGCGGCCGGTGTCCTGGAAGAGCGCATCTGGGTTTCCATGGAGCGCAATATGAAATGCGCCGTCGGTTTTTGCGGCCACTGCCAGTTCGGGCCCGATTTCATCTGCCGCGACGGACCGGTGTTCCGCCACGACCAGATATCGCGGCTGATCGCGAAGAAGGAGGTGTGA
- a CDS encoding 2-dehydropantoate 2-reductase: MRICIFGAGAIGSHFAVKLARAGHDVSVIARGPQLEAIRSKGLTLKAGDQSWSVELPAHSDAVELGPQDLVIVAAKATGLAAIVDPLKPLIGPETGVVFPQNGMPWWYPIGLTDKPEPPSMPLFQLADRFLSYLSPEQIIGGSVYSANAMIEPGVVQNNSPARNRMSIEGVSPDCRFDVAGLRNQLEEAGISSPTPDGGIRAIIWSKLLLNMSISGLALVTRNEASISRVDPDLNVILRRILAEGLLISKAHGYPLDDKVDAEATIAQIPDHKPSILQDYELGRPMEIDEIIRAPQAFARAAGVETPSLDVLSAIATRQARDRGLYSG; the protein is encoded by the coding sequence ATGCGAATTTGTATTTTCGGCGCCGGCGCGATCGGCAGTCATTTTGCCGTCAAGCTGGCCAGGGCCGGCCATGATGTCTCAGTGATCGCCCGCGGCCCGCAGCTTGAGGCGATTCGCTCAAAAGGACTGACGCTCAAGGCCGGCGACCAGTCCTGGAGCGTCGAACTGCCGGCCCATTCGGATGCGGTCGAGCTGGGACCGCAGGACCTGGTGATAGTTGCCGCAAAGGCAACCGGACTGGCGGCCATCGTGGACCCGTTGAAACCGCTGATCGGCCCGGAAACCGGCGTCGTCTTCCCGCAAAACGGAATGCCCTGGTGGTATCCGATCGGGCTGACCGACAAACCGGAACCGCCTTCCATGCCGCTCTTCCAGCTTGCCGACCGCTTTTTGTCCTATCTGTCGCCGGAGCAGATCATCGGCGGCAGCGTCTATTCCGCCAACGCCATGATCGAGCCCGGCGTCGTGCAGAACAACTCTCCCGCTCGCAACCGCATGTCCATCGAAGGTGTCTCTCCGGACTGCCGGTTCGATGTCGCCGGATTGCGCAACCAACTGGAGGAAGCCGGGATCTCCTCCCCGACCCCGGATGGCGGCATTCGTGCAATCATCTGGTCGAAGCTCCTGCTCAACATGAGTATCTCGGGCCTCGCGCTTGTGACCCGGAACGAGGCGTCGATTTCGCGGGTAGATCCGGATCTTAACGTCATCCTGCGCCGCATTCTGGCGGAAGGCCTGCTGATTTCCAAAGCCCACGGCTACCCGCTCGACGACAAGGTCGACGCGGAGGCCACCATTGCCCAGATCCCGGATCACAAGCCCTCCATCCTGCAGGACTACGAACTGGGCCGGCCGATGGAAATCGACGAAATCATCCGCGCGCCCCAGGCGTTCGCCCGTGCCGCCGGAGTGGAAACGCCGTCTCTCGATGTTCTCAGCGCCATCGCCACGCGTCAGGCCCGGGATCGCGGGCTTTATTCCGGTTAA
- a CDS encoding 4Fe-4S dicluster domain-containing protein: MTAHTGGSFILDDPAPLVDALRADGWRVIGPRLGDGAIIYDEIETVDDLPRGFVDEQDGGHYRLKESGNDRWFDYVVGPQNWKKWLFPARQKLWSASRTDDGFEIEPHQVDFPKTALFGARACEIAAIEIQDRVFDNGDFADAGYKHRRENTLIVAVQCARSAPTCFCSSMNTGPRSEAGFDIALTELEDGGFLVECGSDHGAGILDRIDATAADAGAEEAAKAVTVQAAQMQMRHMPENIAGLLKDSLDHPRWAEVADRCLSCANCTLACPTCFCSDVEDVNDLSGDHTERWRVWDSCFSLDFSYIHGGAVRRSTLSRYRQWMTHKLSSWHDQFDTSGCVGCGRCITWCPVGIDITEEAAAFAAEPADAGGVET, encoded by the coding sequence ATGACAGCGCACACTGGAGGCAGCTTCATCCTTGATGATCCGGCACCACTCGTCGATGCGCTGCGCGCGGACGGCTGGCGCGTGATCGGCCCGCGCCTGGGTGACGGCGCCATCATCTACGATGAGATCGAAACAGTCGACGATCTGCCGCGCGGGTTCGTCGATGAACAGGACGGCGGTCACTACCGGCTGAAGGAAAGCGGAAACGATCGTTGGTTCGACTACGTGGTCGGGCCGCAGAACTGGAAGAAATGGCTCTTCCCCGCCCGTCAGAAACTCTGGTCCGCATCCAGGACCGACGACGGCTTTGAGATCGAACCGCATCAGGTCGACTTCCCCAAGACGGCGCTCTTCGGCGCCCGTGCCTGCGAAATCGCGGCAATCGAAATTCAGGATCGCGTCTTCGACAACGGCGACTTTGCCGATGCCGGATACAAACACCGGCGGGAGAACACGCTGATCGTCGCTGTCCAATGCGCCCGATCGGCGCCGACCTGTTTCTGTTCGTCCATGAACACGGGACCACGTTCCGAGGCCGGCTTCGATATCGCCCTGACCGAACTTGAAGACGGCGGATTTCTGGTCGAATGCGGCAGCGACCATGGAGCGGGAATTCTGGATCGGATCGATGCGACCGCAGCCGATGCGGGGGCGGAAGAGGCGGCAAAGGCGGTCACCGTGCAGGCCGCCCAAATGCAGATGCGCCACATGCCGGAGAACATCGCTGGCCTGCTGAAGGACAGTCTCGATCACCCCCGCTGGGCGGAGGTGGCCGACCGCTGCCTGTCCTGCGCCAACTGTACCCTCGCCTGCCCGACCTGCTTCTGCTCCGACGTGGAAGACGTCAACGATCTGTCCGGCGACCACACCGAGCGCTGGCGCGTCTGGGACAGCTGCTTCAGCCTCGACTTCAGCTACATTCACGGCGGGGCGGTGCGCCGCTCCACCCTGTCGCGCTATCGCCAGTGGATGACCCACAAACTGTCCAGCTGGCACGACCAGTTCGACACATCGGGTTGCGTCGGCTGCGGCCGCTGCATCACCTGGTGCCCGGTCGGCATCGATATCACCGAAGAGGCTGCCGCCTTCGCGGCAGAACCCGCTGACGCAGGAGGGGTGGAAACATGA
- a CDS encoding bifunctional salicylyl-CoA 5-hydroxylase/oxidoreductase translates to MRIACLGGGPAGLYFAISMKLRDPSHEIVVIERNRAHDTFGWGVVLSDDALENLQKNDPKSAEAIRGNFAYWDDIAVVHKGVRTVSGGHGFAGIGRKKMLILLQERARELGVDLRFETEFDDVEEYRKDYDLVVACDGINSRVRTQYEEYFKPQIDIRKCKFIWLGTHQKFNDAFTFIFEKTEHGWIWAHVYQFDADTATFIVECSEDTWNNFGFEGMSKEEIISTCEKVFADHLGGHELMSNAAHLRGSAVWMNFPRVLCERWYHDNIVLLGDASATAHFSIGSGSRLAFDSAIALADYLHSEPDMQAAFSRYQEERRLEVLRLQSAARNSLEWFEEVERYLDLDPVQFNYSLLTRSQRISHENLRLRDPKWLASAERWFMDQAGAQAAAPTRAPMFAPLKLREMELKSRTVVSPMAQYKAVDGCPTDWHFIHYGERAKGGAGLVYTEMTCVSAEGRITPGCPGLYAPEHEAAWKRLTDFVHGETDARICCQIGHSGRKGSTNIGWEGMDKPLPQGNWDLVSASAIPWSEQNDTPREITRAEMDQVKAEFVASAEMAERAGFDMIELHAAHGYLISSFISPTSNRRSDDYGGSLENRMRYPLEVFAAMRAVWPAEKPMSVRISANDWVGDEGVTPEEAVEIARLFWEAGADLIDVSAGQTSTDAKPVYGRMFQTPFSDRIRNDAGIRTMAVGNIYEADHANSILLAGRADLVAVGRPHLSDPYWTLHEAAKIGDRNAPDWPLPYLAGRDQLWRLADREAETVVKV, encoded by the coding sequence GTGCGGATTGCGTGTCTGGGAGGCGGGCCGGCTGGGCTCTATTTTGCGATCTCGATGAAACTTCGGGATCCGTCGCATGAGATCGTCGTGATCGAGCGCAACCGCGCCCACGATACGTTCGGCTGGGGCGTTGTGCTCTCCGACGATGCTCTGGAAAACCTGCAGAAGAACGATCCGAAAAGTGCCGAGGCGATCCGCGGCAACTTCGCCTACTGGGATGACATTGCCGTCGTCCACAAGGGCGTACGCACCGTCTCCGGCGGTCATGGTTTTGCCGGGATCGGCCGCAAGAAGATGCTGATCCTCTTGCAGGAGCGGGCACGCGAACTCGGCGTTGACCTGCGCTTCGAAACCGAATTCGACGACGTGGAAGAGTACCGCAAGGACTATGATCTCGTCGTGGCCTGCGACGGCATCAATTCCCGGGTCCGCACCCAGTACGAGGAATATTTCAAGCCGCAGATCGACATCCGCAAGTGCAAGTTCATCTGGCTCGGCACGCACCAGAAATTCAACGACGCTTTCACCTTCATCTTCGAGAAGACGGAACACGGCTGGATCTGGGCGCACGTCTACCAGTTCGATGCCGATACCGCGACGTTCATCGTGGAGTGCTCTGAGGACACCTGGAACAATTTCGGGTTCGAGGGCATGTCCAAGGAAGAGATCATAAGTACCTGCGAGAAGGTCTTCGCGGACCATCTGGGCGGTCACGAACTCATGTCCAATGCGGCCCATCTGCGCGGCTCCGCCGTCTGGATGAATTTCCCGCGGGTGCTGTGCGAGCGCTGGTATCACGACAATATCGTGCTTCTTGGCGATGCTTCGGCGACCGCGCATTTTTCCATCGGTTCCGGTTCGCGCTTGGCGTTCGACAGCGCGATCGCGCTTGCCGATTACCTTCATTCCGAACCGGACATGCAGGCCGCCTTCAGCCGATACCAGGAAGAGCGGCGGTTGGAAGTGCTGCGGCTGCAGTCGGCCGCGCGCAACTCTCTGGAGTGGTTTGAGGAGGTCGAGCGCTATCTCGATCTGGATCCGGTCCAGTTCAACTATTCCCTGCTCACCCGCTCTCAGCGTATCAGTCACGAGAACCTGCGTCTGCGCGATCCGAAGTGGCTGGCCTCCGCGGAACGCTGGTTCATGGATCAGGCCGGTGCGCAGGCAGCCGCACCGACGCGCGCGCCCATGTTCGCGCCGCTCAAGCTGCGCGAGATGGAGCTGAAGAGCCGTACCGTCGTTTCTCCCATGGCTCAGTATAAGGCGGTCGATGGCTGTCCGACCGATTGGCATTTCATCCATTACGGCGAGCGCGCCAAGGGGGGCGCCGGTCTGGTCTATACCGAAATGACCTGCGTCAGCGCCGAAGGCCGGATCACGCCAGGCTGTCCGGGGCTTTATGCGCCGGAGCATGAGGCGGCCTGGAAGCGGTTGACCGATTTCGTCCATGGCGAAACCGATGCCAGGATCTGCTGTCAGATCGGCCATTCGGGGCGCAAGGGCTCGACCAACATCGGCTGGGAGGGCATGGACAAGCCTCTGCCCCAGGGCAACTGGGACCTTGTCTCGGCGTCTGCCATTCCGTGGTCGGAGCAGAACGACACGCCGCGCGAAATCACGCGGGCCGAAATGGATCAGGTGAAGGCCGAGTTCGTGGCCTCCGCGGAGATGGCCGAACGTGCCGGCTTCGACATGATCGAGCTGCATGCCGCCCACGGTTATCTGATCTCCTCGTTTATTTCGCCGACCTCCAACCGGCGCAGCGATGATTACGGCGGCAGCCTGGAAAACCGGATGCGCTATCCGCTGGAAGTGTTTGCCGCCATGCGCGCCGTCTGGCCTGCGGAAAAGCCGATGTCGGTGCGTATCTCCGCGAACGACTGGGTCGGCGATGAAGGTGTTACCCCGGAAGAGGCGGTCGAGATCGCACGCCTGTTCTGGGAGGCCGGTGCCGACCTGATCGACGTGTCCGCCGGGCAGACCTCGACCGATGCGAAACCGGTCTATGGCCGCATGTTCCAGACGCCGTTCTCCGATCGTATCCGTAACGATGCGGGTATCCGCACCATGGCGGTCGGCAACATCTACGAGGCCGATCACGCCAACTCGATCCTGCTCGCAGGACGCGCGGATCTGGTGGCTGTCGGTCGTCCGCATCTGTCCGATCCCTACTGGACGCTGCATGAGGCGGCAAAGATCGGCGACCGGAATGCCCCCGACTGGCCGTTGCCTTATCTCGCCGGACGGGATCAGCTGTGGCGGCTGGCCGACCGGGAAGCGGAAACGGTGGTCAAGGTATGA
- a CDS encoding cyclic nucleotide-binding domain-containing protein: MKIHGFEEILAQHPVFRDCGQDTIDLLSGCARNEHFRAGETIFSEGDDAEKVFLLREGDVAIEISAPQHEPLIVETLNAGDVLGWSWLMPPFKHMSDARALNSVRAVSLDATCLRTKCGQNPELGYQMYQHFVPHLAARFRALRMQLLDVYGTRKG; the protein is encoded by the coding sequence ATGAAAATTCATGGCTTTGAGGAAATCCTGGCACAGCACCCGGTCTTCAGGGATTGCGGCCAGGACACGATCGACCTGCTGTCCGGCTGCGCCCGCAACGAGCACTTCCGCGCCGGCGAAACGATCTTCTCGGAAGGAGACGATGCGGAAAAGGTCTTCCTCCTCCGCGAAGGCGATGTCGCCATCGAGATCTCGGCACCGCAGCACGAGCCGCTGATCGTCGAGACCCTGAATGCCGGCGACGTGCTCGGCTGGTCCTGGCTGATGCCCCCGTTCAAACACATGTCCGATGCCCGCGCCTTGAACAGCGTGCGTGCCGTCAGCCTCGACGCCACCTGCCTGCGCACCAAATGCGGACAGAACCCCGAGCTCGGCTATCAGATGTACCAGCATTTCGTGCCGCACCTGGCCGCGCGCTTCCGCGCGCTCCGGATGCAGCTGCTCGATGTCTACGGAACGCGGAAGGGCTGA
- a CDS encoding hydrogenase small subunit, with product MTETFYDVMRRQGITRRSFLKFCSLTAAALGLGPSFAPKIAEAMETKPRIPVLWLHGLECTCCSESFIRSAHPLAKDVILSMISLDYDDTIMAAAGHQAEAIIDETIEKYDGNYILACEGNPPLNQDGMSCIIAGKPYLEQLKKAADHCKAIISWGSCASWGCVQAARPNPTQATPIHKVPGLAPKPIIKVPGCPPIAEVMTAVITYILTFERFPELDRQGRPKMFYSQRIHDKCYRRPHFDAGQFVEAFDDEGARKGYCLYKVGCKGPTTYNACSTVRWNGGLSFPIQSGHPCFGCSEDGFWDKGSFYDRLTDIHGFGIEANADKIGGTAAVVVGAAAAAHAGISAIKRARHKGGDEK from the coding sequence ATGACAGAAACCTTTTACGACGTGATGCGTCGGCAGGGGATCACCCGCCGAAGTTTCCTGAAATTCTGTTCGCTGACGGCGGCGGCTCTCGGGCTCGGCCCGAGCTTCGCGCCGAAAATCGCCGAAGCGATGGAAACCAAGCCGCGCATTCCGGTGCTGTGGCTGCACGGGCTGGAATGCACCTGCTGTTCGGAGAGCTTCATCCGCTCCGCTCATCCGCTTGCCAAGGACGTCATCCTGTCGATGATTTCGCTCGACTATGACGACACGATCATGGCCGCCGCCGGTCATCAGGCGGAAGCGATCATCGACGAAACAATCGAGAAATACGACGGCAACTACATTCTCGCCTGCGAGGGCAACCCGCCGCTCAACCAGGACGGCATGAGCTGCATCATCGCCGGCAAGCCCTATCTGGAACAGCTGAAGAAGGCCGCCGACCACTGCAAGGCGATCATCTCCTGGGGCTCCTGCGCCTCCTGGGGCTGCGTCCAGGCGGCCCGGCCGAACCCGACCCAGGCGACACCGATCCACAAGGTGCCCGGCCTTGCGCCGAAGCCGATCATCAAGGTGCCCGGCTGCCCGCCGATCGCCGAGGTGATGACCGCGGTGATCACCTATATCCTGACCTTCGAACGGTTCCCGGAACTCGACCGGCAGGGCCGGCCGAAAATGTTCTACTCCCAGCGTATTCACGACAAGTGCTACCGCCGGCCCCATTTCGACGCCGGCCAGTTCGTGGAAGCCTTCGACGACGAGGGCGCGCGCAAGGGCTACTGCCTCTACAAGGTCGGCTGCAAGGGACCGACCACCTACAACGCCTGCTCCACCGTGCGCTGGAACGGCGGCCTGTCCTTCCCGATCCAGTCCGGCCATCCCTGCTTCGGCTGTTCGGAAGACGGCTTCTGGGACAAGGGCTCCTTCTATGACCGCCTGACCGACATCCACGGCTTCGGCATCGAGGCCAATGCCGACAAGATCGGCGGCACCGCCGCCGTCGTCGTCGGTGCGGCCGCCGCTGCACATGCCGGTATCAGCGCCATCAAGCGCGCGCGTCACAAGGGGGGAGACGAGAAATGA
- a CDS encoding hydrogenase maturation protease, whose translation MSEERPLIVGVGNALRGDDGVGPFVAEALSARGLATHVHAGDGTGLIDLFETHDQIVLIDATRSGTDPGTLIVLDAVANKLPADLFHYSTHRFGLAEAVETARALGTLPEHLQVYGIEGADFSAGDHLSPAVRETAEKLIDRIAETVLGS comes from the coding sequence GTGTCTGAGGAAAGACCGCTGATCGTCGGCGTCGGCAATGCCTTGCGCGGCGATGACGGCGTCGGCCCGTTCGTCGCCGAGGCACTCTCCGCAAGGGGCCTTGCCACGCATGTCCACGCCGGCGACGGCACGGGACTGATCGACCTGTTCGAAACCCATGACCAGATTGTCCTGATCGATGCGACGCGAAGCGGTACCGACCCAGGAACGCTGATCGTTCTCGATGCTGTCGCAAACAAGCTACCGGCCGATCTGTTTCACTATTCCACCCACCGCTTCGGCCTGGCGGAAGCCGTGGAAACCGCCCGCGCCCTTGGGACCTTGCCCGAACACCTCCAGGTCTACGGCATCGAAGGCGCCGACTTCAGCGCGGGCGACCACCTGTCTCCGGCCGTACGGGAAACGGCGGAAAAGCTCATCGACCGGATCGCCGAAACGGTCTTGGGCAGCTAA
- a CDS encoding oxidoreductase → MAKPKLAVWKFASCDGCQLTLLDCEDELLEIAGALEIAQFLEATSAIDDGPYDISLVEGSITTAHDAERIREIREKSDVLITIGACATAGGIQSLRNFADVEAFTNAVYAHPEFISTLETSTAISDHVTVDFELRGCPVSKHQLLELITATLAGRVPRVPKVSQCTECKLNGTICVMVAKGTPCLGPVTQAGCGNLCPSHGRGCYGCFGPKENPNPQALSAQLADLGMEPRELRDVYRSFNAGAPAFAEESRSHE, encoded by the coding sequence ATGGCCAAGCCGAAACTCGCCGTCTGGAAATTCGCCTCTTGCGACGGCTGCCAGCTCACCCTGCTCGATTGCGAGGACGAGCTTCTGGAAATCGCAGGGGCGCTCGAAATCGCCCAGTTCCTGGAAGCGACCAGCGCCATCGATGACGGGCCTTACGACATCTCCCTGGTGGAAGGCTCGATCACCACCGCCCATGACGCCGAGCGCATCCGTGAAATCCGCGAGAAATCGGACGTGCTGATCACCATCGGTGCCTGCGCCACGGCAGGCGGCATCCAGTCGCTGCGCAACTTCGCCGATGTGGAAGCCTTCACCAACGCGGTCTATGCCCACCCCGAATTCATTTCGACGCTTGAAACCTCGACGGCCATTTCCGACCATGTCACGGTCGACTTCGAACTGCGCGGTTGTCCGGTCTCCAAGCACCAGCTCCTGGAACTGATCACGGCGACACTCGCCGGCCGCGTGCCCCGGGTGCCGAAGGTTTCCCAATGCACCGAATGCAAGCTCAATGGCACCATCTGCGTCATGGTCGCCAAGGGCACGCCCTGTCTCGGCCCGGTGACCCAGGCCGGATGCGGCAATCTCTGCCCGTCCCATGGACGCGGTTGCTACGGCTGTTTCGGTCCGAAGGAAAATCCGAACCCGCAGGCGCTGTCCGCACAGCTTGCCGATCTGGGCATGGAGCCACGCGAACTGCGCGACGTTTATCGGTCCTTCAACGCCGGAGCGCCGGCCTTTGCCGAGGAGAGCAGGTCGCATGAGTGA
- a CDS encoding nickel-dependent hydrogenase large subunit, with the protein MSERILQVDALARVEGEGALYVRLKGDEIEKVEFRIFEPPRFFEAFLQGRDAHETPDITSRICGICPIAYIMGASQAVEQAAGVSVTPDIHALRRLIYCGEWIQSHVLHAAMLHAPDFLGLHDAIKIAEVNPDLVRTALRLKKIGNSLMEVVGGRSVHPVNTRVGGFYSAPDKAKVKALLPELEWGIAAAREVALAFSKFDFPDDEYDYHFVSLKDPETYAICEGRLASNRGLDIAVSEFNDHFFEEHVARSNALHGRMRDGSAYLVGPLARYANNFAQLTDGAKETAALCGLGEVVRNPFKSILVRMVETQYALEEAARIVRAYAEPRPSFIPVPQKAGEGHGCTEAPRGICYHTYKVDDDGRVTHAQIVPPTSQNQPQIEADLTRVVAANMGMADADLKWRCEQTIRNYDPCISCATHFLKLTVERV; encoded by the coding sequence ATGAGTGAACGCATTCTCCAGGTCGACGCACTGGCCCGCGTGGAAGGCGAAGGCGCGCTCTATGTGCGCCTCAAGGGCGACGAGATCGAGAAGGTCGAATTCCGCATCTTCGAGCCGCCGCGGTTTTTCGAAGCCTTCCTGCAAGGCCGCGACGCTCATGAAACGCCGGATATCACCTCGCGCATCTGCGGCATCTGCCCGATCGCCTATATCATGGGTGCGAGCCAGGCGGTGGAGCAGGCCGCCGGCGTTTCGGTGACGCCGGACATCCACGCCCTGCGCCGGCTGATCTATTGCGGCGAATGGATCCAGAGCCATGTGCTCCATGCCGCCATGTTGCATGCGCCCGATTTCCTCGGACTGCACGACGCGATCAAGATCGCCGAGGTCAATCCGGACCTGGTCAGGACCGCGCTCCGGCTGAAGAAGATCGGCAACAGCCTGATGGAGGTGGTCGGCGGCCGCTCGGTCCATCCGGTGAACACCCGAGTCGGCGGCTTCTACTCCGCGCCTGACAAGGCGAAGGTCAAGGCGCTTCTGCCCGAGCTGGAATGGGGCATTGCCGCAGCCCGCGAGGTCGCCCTTGCGTTCTCGAAATTCGATTTTCCCGACGACGAATACGACTACCATTTCGTCTCGCTGAAAGATCCCGAAACGTATGCGATCTGCGAAGGTCGGCTCGCTTCCAACCGCGGCCTCGATATCGCCGTGTCGGAATTCAACGACCACTTTTTCGAAGAGCACGTAGCCCGCTCCAACGCCTTGCACGGACGCATGCGCGACGGCTCCGCCTATCTGGTCGGCCCTCTGGCCCGCTATGCCAACAACTTCGCGCAGCTGACCGACGGCGCCAAGGAAACGGCAGCCCTGTGCGGCCTTGGCGAGGTGGTGCGCAATCCCTTCAAGTCGATCCTGGTGCGCATGGTCGAAACCCAATACGCCCTGGAGGAAGCCGCCCGGATCGTGCGGGCGTACGCGGAGCCGCGTCCGTCCTTCATACCCGTCCCACAGAAAGCCGGCGAAGGCCACGGCTGTACCGAAGCGCCACGCGGCATCTGCTATCACACCTACAAGGTGGATGATGATGGCCGCGTCACCCACGCCCAGATCGTACCGCCGACCTCGCAGAACCAGCCGCAGATCGAAGCGGACCTGACCCGCGTCGTCGCCGCCAACATGGGCATGGCCGACGCGGACCTGAAATGGCGCTGCGAGCAGACCATCCGCAACTACGACCCCTGCATCTCCTGCGCGACCCATTTCCTCAAGCTGACGGTGGAGCGTGTCTGA